In a single window of the Gossypium hirsutum isolate 1008001.06 chromosome A13, Gossypium_hirsutum_v2.1, whole genome shotgun sequence genome:
- the LOC121212284 gene encoding protein PELPK1 — translation MASFNCFALAFLMALSFASIHVGVAARHLLQQPQTPSLLKKTFPPLPSFPKPSFPKPSIPSFPRRGVLPPLPSRFPSGPKAILPPLPSIPSLPQIRTTIPSIHFFSPPLSRSTP, via the coding sequence ATGGCCTCTTTCAATTGCTTTGCTTTAGCATTCTTGATGGCTTTGTCATTTGCAAGCATTCATGTTGGGGTAGCAGCTCGTCACCTTCTGCAGCAGCCTCAAACGCCAAGTTTGTTAAAAAAAACTTTCCCACCATTGCCATCATTCCCTAAACCATCATTCCCAAAGCCATCCATACCATCATTCCCAAGGCGTGGGGTGCTTCCTCCACTTCCTTCCAGATTTCCAAGTGGACCAAAGGCCATACTGCCCCCTTTGCCAAGCATTCCCTCACTCCCCCAAATCCGAACTACAATTCCCTCTATTCATTTCTTTTCTCCACCACTTTCTCGTTCTACTCCTTGA